One Bacteroidota bacterium genomic window carries:
- a CDS encoding DUF1987 domain-containing protein encodes MNELIIKGTTDTPEVHFSVTGKLTLEGRAYNEDPRKFFEPLIQWCKQASIEKVEFEVKIDYMNTSSSKMLVELFKTIDANTHISEKEIKWYFDEDDEDILETGQIIEESTLSTRFYFLEAA; translated from the coding sequence ATGAACGAGCTAATCATAAAAGGAACGACTGATACCCCCGAAGTGCATTTTTCTGTCACCGGAAAACTCACACTCGAAGGCAGGGCTTATAACGAAGACCCGAGAAAATTCTTTGAACCACTCATTCAATGGTGCAAGCAAGCCAGTATCGAAAAAGTAGAATTTGAAGTAAAAATCGATTACATGAATACTTCCTCTTCGAAAATGCTGGTGGAGCTATTTAAAACCATTGATGCCAATACCCACATTTCTGAAAAAGAAATTAAATGGTATTTCGACGAGGACGATGAAGATATACTGGAAACAGGGCAAATTATTGAAGAATCGACCCTGTCTACCCGGTTTTATTTTCTTGAAGCAGCCTGA
- a CDS encoding DUF86 domain-containing protein — MYLEDMNIAMERIAEYIHGYSFIKFKQDYKTVDAVIRNFEVIGEASKNLPKEFKENHPEIPWNEMYLLRNKVSHEYFGIDYEILWDVASNYLPDNK, encoded by the coding sequence ATGTACCTTGAAGACATGAACATAGCCATGGAAAGAATTGCAGAATACATACATGGCTATTCTTTTATCAAATTCAAACAAGATTATAAAACAGTTGATGCTGTAATCCGTAATTTCGAAGTAATTGGAGAAGCATCCAAAAATCTTCCGAAAGAATTTAAAGAGAATCATCCAGAAATTCCCTGGAACGAAATGTATTTATTACGGAACAAAGTTTCCCATGAATATTTCGGAATTGATTACGAAATCCTTTGGGATGTTGCATCAAACTACCTCCCTGATAATAAGTAA
- a CDS encoding M48 family metallopeptidase: protein MQTDRKIVFDFGEVLFRQSPRSRNLRIRVHPAKGVQVSVPGKCTEERAINFVIEKEQWIRSSLKRMAHTRQSLTLFTPETVFSTHSHTLVLRTHERQFLRMEASGPWLVVYYPAGVEVTHPRVQEFIRSAILKTLRFEAQQYLPAHTRALAKQHGFSVNEVKVRLNTSRWGSCSGTNNISLNIHLMRLPQALIDYVVLHELAHTREKNHGPGFWNLLEKTLPGARRLDKQLNKYHLLYW from the coding sequence ATGCAAACCGATCGAAAAATAGTGTTCGATTTTGGCGAAGTGCTGTTCCGGCAAAGTCCCCGTTCACGCAATCTGCGCATACGGGTGCATCCGGCAAAGGGCGTGCAGGTATCGGTGCCGGGCAAGTGTACCGAAGAACGCGCCATTAACTTTGTGATAGAAAAAGAGCAATGGATACGCAGCAGCCTGAAACGCATGGCTCATACCCGCCAGTCGCTCACACTATTTACACCCGAAACAGTTTTTTCAACCCATTCGCATACACTGGTTTTGCGCACACACGAACGGCAGTTTCTCCGGATGGAGGCATCGGGTCCATGGCTGGTAGTGTATTATCCGGCTGGTGTTGAGGTCACACACCCGAGGGTGCAGGAGTTTATCCGTTCGGCCATTTTAAAAACCCTGCGCTTCGAGGCGCAGCAATACCTTCCGGCGCATACGCGTGCACTGGCAAAGCAGCATGGTTTTAGTGTGAACGAAGTAAAAGTACGCCTGAACACCAGCCGCTGGGGCAGTTGCTCGGGCACCAACAACATCAGCCTGAACATACACCTGATGCGTTTGCCGCAGGCGTTAATCGATTACGTAGTGCTACACGAGCTGGCCCATACCCGAGAGAAAAACCATGGCCCCGGTTTTTGGAACCTGCTCGAAAAAACCCTGCCCGGTGCCCGACGCCTCGACAAACAGTTGAACAAGTATCATTTGTTGTATTGGTAG
- a CDS encoding DUF1987 domain-containing protein, which yields MEKFYQCGSHDTPEVLFDGQKGMLFMGGSSLPENVLEVFNPILQWVNDYKNQVQNTTQVEFNFEYLNTSSTKMVSKLIESLQELKQKGNIQITWYYASGDRDMKELGTDLLEETSCSFRIIELAA from the coding sequence ATGGAAAAATTTTATCAGTGCGGCAGCCACGACACCCCTGAAGTACTCTTCGATGGACAAAAAGGTATGCTATTTATGGGTGGTTCGTCACTACCCGAAAATGTGCTGGAAGTTTTCAACCCAATTCTTCAATGGGTAAACGATTACAAGAATCAGGTTCAAAATACCACCCAGGTAGAGTTTAATTTCGAATACCTCAACACCTCTTCCACCAAAATGGTTTCGAAGTTGATAGAATCGTTGCAGGAATTAAAGCAAAAAGGAAATATACAGATTACCTGGTATTATGCCTCTGGCGACCGGGACATGAAAGAACTCGGCACTGACCTGCTCGAAGAAACCAGCTGCAGTTTCAGAATTATCGAACTGGCAGCCTAA
- a CDS encoding heavy metal translocating P-type ATPase metal-binding domain-containing protein, whose translation MTEEKTCIHCGADCGNHLVKWNEQPFCCQGCKQVYQLLHEHKMGQYYSYYQQPGIRIDEPAHQSKYAFLDRADVQEKLFEFRENDLARVSFYIPSIHCASCIWLLEHLNKLHKGIVYSMVNFVKKEITITFNTSDISLRRLVELLVSIHYIPDISLKTIGKKDLTATDRKLVFKIGVAGFVFGNVMLYSLPEYFSGKTLEGNLNLFLSYMSFLLAIPVVFFSGSDYLVSAWKNIRRGIVNIDLPIAMGILALFLVTAWQVFTQSGQGYSDSLSGFLFFMLVGRWFQSRTYQSMAFDRDYTSYFPVAVARLNTDNGNEESILLEEIKVGDRLLIRNRELIPADSILLDGLAMIDYSFVSGESVAVQKKAGDFLYAGGIQTTGAITIRVEKEVKQSHLTRLWNQGENKDKKKESFVPIIDRISVWFTLAVIFIALGGLLWWWARHDVGKAIMVFTSVLIVACPCALALTLPFSFGNAMRILGSKGLYLKNTGVLERLLHIDTLVFDKTGTLTKPDQSVVSYEGEALKPYMLQAVVSLSRQSTHPLSLSLSKQYEAIRPLPAEGFTEMPGRGIFGRVDGHEVRIGSLAFVGANEKSSEDQTAAIYVSIDKEIKGFFRVSNRYREGMAELIASLQKEFDLYLLSGDNAAEKKNLEKYFHPSHLHFNQQPADKMNFIEALQNRGKKVLMTGDGLNDAGAFLKSDLALSVADNVFHFSPASDAIIDSEKFGALARYMAYARKTLVVVKISFVISILYNFAGLSFALSGNLSPVVAAILMPLSSLTVVAFTTAGTRWLANRMLG comes from the coding sequence ATGACCGAGGAAAAAACTTGCATCCATTGCGGGGCCGATTGCGGCAATCACCTAGTTAAATGGAACGAACAGCCGTTTTGCTGCCAGGGTTGCAAACAAGTATATCAATTGCTGCACGAACACAAAATGGGGCAGTATTACAGCTATTACCAGCAACCGGGCATACGCATCGATGAACCCGCACACCAAAGCAAATATGCCTTTCTCGACCGTGCCGATGTGCAGGAAAAATTGTTCGAATTCCGTGAAAACGATCTGGCCCGGGTAAGCTTTTACATCCCTTCTATCCACTGTGCCTCGTGCATCTGGCTGCTCGAACACCTCAACAAGCTGCATAAGGGCATTGTGTATTCCATGGTCAACTTTGTAAAAAAAGAAATCACCATCACATTCAACACCTCAGATATCAGCCTGCGCAGGTTGGTAGAGTTGCTGGTGTCGATTCATTACATACCCGATATTTCGCTTAAAACCATAGGCAAGAAAGACCTTACCGCCACCGACCGCAAACTGGTTTTCAAAATCGGGGTGGCCGGTTTTGTGTTTGGCAACGTGATGCTTTATAGCCTGCCTGAATATTTCAGTGGTAAAACCCTCGAGGGTAACCTCAACCTTTTTCTTAGCTACATGAGTTTTTTGCTGGCCATACCCGTGGTTTTTTTCAGCGGGAGCGATTACCTTGTTTCGGCCTGGAAAAACATCCGACGTGGCATTGTCAACATCGACCTTCCTATTGCCATGGGCATTCTTGCCTTGTTTTTGGTCACTGCCTGGCAGGTGTTCACCCAAAGCGGACAGGGTTATAGCGATAGCCTTTCGGGATTTTTGTTCTTTATGCTTGTAGGCCGCTGGTTTCAGAGCCGCACTTACCAGTCTATGGCCTTCGACCGCGATTATACCTCGTACTTTCCTGTGGCAGTAGCACGATTGAACACCGACAACGGAAACGAAGAAAGTATTCTGCTTGAAGAAATAAAGGTGGGCGATCGCCTCCTCATCCGTAACCGCGAGCTTATTCCGGCCGATTCGATCCTTCTCGATGGCCTTGCCATGATCGATTACAGTTTTGTGAGCGGCGAATCGGTGGCAGTGCAAAAAAAAGCTGGCGATTTTCTGTATGCCGGGGGCATCCAAACCACCGGGGCAATTACAATCAGGGTTGAAAAGGAAGTAAAACAAAGCCACCTGACCCGCCTTTGGAACCAGGGCGAAAACAAAGACAAGAAAAAAGAATCGTTTGTACCCATCATCGACCGCATCAGTGTGTGGTTTACTTTGGCCGTGATTTTCATAGCCCTCGGCGGACTGCTGTGGTGGTGGGCCCGGCACGATGTCGGGAAAGCCATTATGGTGTTTACATCAGTGCTCATTGTGGCCTGCCCCTGTGCCCTTGCACTTACCCTGCCCTTTAGCTTTGGCAATGCCATGCGGATACTGGGCAGCAAAGGATTGTACCTAAAAAACACCGGCGTACTGGAAAGGTTGTTGCACATCGACACCCTGGTGTTTGACAAAACAGGCACCCTTACCAAACCCGACCAGAGTGTAGTTAGTTACGAGGGCGAAGCCCTCAAGCCTTACATGCTGCAAGCCGTGGTATCTCTCAGCCGGCAATCGACACACCCCTTGAGTCTGTCGCTTAGCAAGCAATACGAAGCAATTAGGCCCCTGCCGGCGGAAGGTTTTACCGAGATGCCAGGCAGGGGTATTTTCGGACGCGTGGATGGGCACGAGGTGCGGATTGGCTCGCTGGCATTTGTGGGCGCAAACGAAAAATCTTCCGAAGATCAGACAGCTGCCATTTATGTGAGTATCGACAAGGAGATAAAAGGTTTTTTTAGGGTCAGTAACCGCTACCGCGAAGGGATGGCTGAATTGATTGCATCGTTGCAGAAAGAATTCGACCTGTATTTGCTTTCGGGCGACAATGCAGCAGAAAAGAAAAACCTTGAAAAATATTTCCATCCCTCACACTTGCATTTCAACCAACAACCAGCCGACAAAATGAACTTCATCGAAGCATTGCAAAACCGGGGAAAAAAGGTGCTTATGACAGGTGATGGGCTTAACGATGCCGGAGCCTTTCTAAAAAGTGACCTGGCGCTTTCGGTGGCCGACAATGTGTTTCATTTTTCACCTGCTTCCGATGCTATAATTGATTCGGAAAAGTTTGGAGCACTGGCACGCTATATGGCTTATGCCCGTAAGACCCTGGTAGTGGTAAAAATCAGTTTTGTCATATCCATTTTGTACAACTTTGCCGGTCTGAGCTTTGCCTTGAGCGGTAACCTATCGCCGGTAGTAGCCGCCATACTCATGCCGCTAAGTTCGCTCACAGTTGTAGCCTTTACCACTGCCGGCACACGCTGGCTGGCCAATAGAATGCTTGGTTGA
- a CDS encoding nucleotidyltransferase family protein: protein MITKTEILSKLTELKPILYKEYAVKEIGLFGSYSDNSSTEASDIDILIELEKPIGWKFFTLEQFLENVFNKKIDLVTKSALKEQIKDKILKQVNFV from the coding sequence ATGATTACAAAGACTGAAATATTATCTAAACTCACTGAATTGAAACCAATTCTTTACAAGGAGTATGCAGTAAAAGAGATTGGTTTATTTGGCTCTTATTCCGACAATTCCAGCACAGAGGCAAGTGATATTGATATCTTGATCGAACTAGAAAAGCCAATTGGTTGGAAATTTTTCACATTGGAACAATTCTTAGAAAATGTTTTCAATAAGAAAATTGATTTGGTGACCAAGAGTGCTTTAAAAGAACAGATTAAAGACAAAATCCTCAAACAGGTAAATTTTGTTTAG
- a CDS encoding response regulator transcription factor codes for MPERISVMVVDDYELSRVGLRFMLKRIECVEKVDEASNGKELFEKVKVQEPDLVLMDIQLSTESGIDLTRQLLRQLPDTLVIAVTASKDIEHFTDMIDAGASGFILKNISQTDLEKAIDEVLNGRMYFSSEFLSAAKKLRPGKSKKLNIKLSDREREVLKLICLGQSNQEIADSLELSSHTVDAHRKHLLGKIGARNTASMITISIQEGLVDLD; via the coding sequence ATGCCGGAAAGAATTTCAGTAATGGTAGTTGACGATTACGAGCTCTCGCGCGTGGGACTGAGGTTTATGCTTAAGCGCATCGAGTGTGTGGAAAAGGTAGACGAAGCGTCGAACGGCAAGGAGCTCTTCGAAAAAGTGAAGGTGCAGGAGCCCGATCTGGTGTTGATGGACATACAGCTTTCCACAGAAAGTGGTATCGACCTTACCCGACAATTGCTTCGCCAGCTGCCCGATACCCTGGTTATTGCCGTAACTGCCTCGAAAGACATCGAGCATTTTACCGACATGATCGATGCTGGCGCCTCCGGATTTATTCTTAAAAATATTAGCCAAACCGACCTTGAAAAGGCCATTGACGAGGTGTTGAATGGCCGCATGTACTTTTCGTCTGAATTTTTGTCTGCCGCTAAAAAATTGCGTCCGGGCAAGAGCAAAAAACTGAACATCAAGCTTAGCGACCGCGAACGAGAGGTGCTGAAACTCATTTGCCTCGGGCAATCGAATCAGGAGATAGCCGATTCTCTTGAGCTCAGCAGCCATACCGTCGATGCGCACCGCAAACATTTGCTCGGCAAAATAGGTGCCCGTAACACGGCCAGCATGATTACCATTTCCATTCAGGAAGGGCTGGTGGATTTAGATTGA
- a CDS encoding hybrid sensor histidine kinase/response regulator: MNKQVIICVDDELIVLDALREQLQKEFKDELLIEVAESGDEALEIFDEYLSDGYEIPLVLADFIMPRMKGDDLLAAIHIKDPETKKVMLTGQATIEGVGNAVNKANLYRYISKPWDKADLFLTIREAIKSYNQSKTIISQNAELKELNAGLEEKVALRTQELAELNRTKDKFFSIIAHDLKNPFNTLLGFSELLLENMSMFSAAQIEEYISIIFETSQSSYSLLENLLDWSRAQTGRIQVLPQEIDMHRLASDNLRLLESLALKKSIVLNNNVYPGTKAWGDLNMVNTVVRNLLSNAVKYTSQEGKISVGCEFVEEGIKMEISDTGVGIKTENTGKLFRIDQNYSTKGTADETGTGLGLILCKEFIEKNHGSIGVTSEFGIGSNFYFTLPLSAPAEKME, from the coding sequence ATGAATAAACAGGTAATTATTTGTGTCGATGATGAGCTGATTGTATTGGACGCACTCAGAGAGCAACTACAGAAAGAGTTTAAAGATGAACTACTGATTGAAGTGGCTGAATCGGGAGACGAGGCGCTTGAAATTTTCGACGAATACTTGTCCGATGGCTATGAAATACCGCTGGTACTGGCCGATTTTATCATGCCCCGCATGAAGGGCGACGATTTATTGGCTGCCATTCATATCAAAGATCCCGAAACAAAAAAAGTGATGCTTACCGGGCAGGCCACCATCGAAGGGGTGGGCAATGCCGTGAACAAGGCTAACCTTTACCGCTATATCTCCAAACCCTGGGATAAGGCCGATTTGTTCCTTACCATTCGCGAGGCCATTAAAAGTTACAACCAGTCAAAAACCATTATTTCGCAAAATGCAGAGCTGAAGGAGTTGAATGCTGGTCTTGAAGAAAAAGTGGCGCTCCGCACCCAGGAGCTCGCCGAGCTAAACCGTACCAAGGACAAGTTTTTTTCCATCATCGCCCACGATCTGAAGAATCCGTTTAATACCCTTCTGGGTTTTTCCGAGCTTTTGCTCGAGAACATGAGCATGTTTAGCGCTGCCCAGATCGAAGAGTATATATCCATTATTTTCGAAACCTCCCAGTCGAGTTATTCGTTGCTCGAAAACCTGCTCGATTGGTCGCGTGCTCAAACAGGACGTATTCAGGTTCTTCCGCAGGAAATAGATATGCACCGTCTGGCATCGGATAATTTGCGTTTACTTGAAAGCCTGGCCCTCAAAAAAAGCATTGTTTTAAATAACAATGTATATCCCGGAACCAAGGCCTGGGGCGATTTGAACATGGTGAATACCGTGGTGCGCAACCTACTATCGAATGCCGTAAAGTATACCAGCCAGGAAGGTAAAATCAGTGTCGGATGCGAATTTGTGGAGGAAGGAATTAAAATGGAAATCAGTGACACAGGCGTTGGCATTAAAACCGAAAATACCGGAAAACTGTTCCGAATAGACCAGAATTACAGCACCAAGGGAACAGCCGACGAAACAGGCACAGGCCTGGGCCTCATTCTTTGTAAAGAGTTTATCGAAAAAAACCATGGAAGCATTGGCGTAACAAGTGAGTTTGGTATTGGCTCAAATTTTTACTTTACTTTACCACTTTCGGCTCCTGCTGAAAAGATGGAATAA
- a CDS encoding response regulator codes for MERKAIICIDDEPIILNSLVEQLEKSFGDAYLYEAAESAEEALELIEDLEDDDIDMQVIVCDWLMPGMKGDEFLLRIDLKYPKVVKILLTGQANEELVFNLKQETDRFAVLQKPWEKDELVNTIKKRMPK; via the coding sequence ATGGAGAGAAAAGCAATTATCTGCATAGACGACGAACCCATCATCCTGAATAGCCTGGTGGAACAGCTCGAAAAAAGCTTTGGCGACGCGTATCTTTACGAGGCAGCAGAGAGCGCCGAAGAAGCCCTTGAACTGATTGAAGACCTCGAAGACGACGACATTGACATGCAGGTAATCGTGTGCGATTGGTTAATGCCCGGTATGAAAGGCGATGAATTTCTTTTACGTATAGACCTGAAATACCCCAAAGTGGTAAAGATACTGCTCACCGGGCAAGCCAACGAAGAGTTGGTTTTTAACTTAAAACAGGAAACGGATCGCTTTGCTGTTTTGCAAAAACCCTGGGAGAAGGATGAACTGGTGAATACCATCAAAAAAAGAATGCCTAAATGA